The following coding sequences lie in one Mycobacterium sp. DL440 genomic window:
- a CDS encoding thiolase family protein: protein MRPRRGLQGDAAIVGYVELPPERMAKAAPAPFTLEQWALLAAAALADAGLSADQVDGIVTSHLGESEIFVPSTVAEYLGVRANFAELLDLGGASAAGMVWRAAAAIELGLCDVVLCALPARYITASSELKPKALTDAVFFGSSSNQFGSPQAEFEIPYGNLGQNGPYGQVAQRYAYEYGYDERAMAKIVVDQRVNANHTDGAIWKDTPVSIEDVLNSPVIADPLHMLEIVMPCVGGAAVVVASAEVAARARNRPVWIKGFGEHVPFKTPTYAENLLDTPIRKAADTAFGMTGLTRDQMDMVSIYDCYTITVLLSLEDAGFCEKGKGMSFVSDHDLTFRGDFPLNTAGGQLGFGQAGLAGGMHHVCDATRQIMGRAGVAQVADCHRAFVSGNGGILSEQTTLILEGD, encoded by the coding sequence ATGAGACCGCGTAGGGGATTACAGGGCGACGCCGCGATCGTCGGCTACGTCGAGCTTCCGCCCGAGCGGATGGCCAAGGCCGCGCCGGCCCCGTTCACCTTGGAACAGTGGGCCCTGCTGGCAGCGGCGGCTTTGGCGGACGCCGGTCTGTCGGCCGATCAGGTCGACGGCATCGTCACCTCGCACCTGGGGGAGTCGGAGATCTTCGTGCCGTCGACGGTGGCCGAATATCTCGGTGTACGAGCGAATTTCGCCGAGTTGCTCGACCTCGGTGGGGCAAGCGCAGCGGGCATGGTGTGGCGAGCGGCGGCCGCGATCGAACTCGGCCTGTGCGACGTGGTGCTGTGCGCCCTGCCGGCGCGTTACATCACCGCATCCTCCGAGCTGAAACCCAAGGCGCTGACCGACGCGGTGTTCTTCGGCTCGTCCAGCAACCAATTCGGCTCTCCCCAGGCGGAATTCGAGATTCCCTACGGCAACCTCGGTCAGAACGGCCCGTACGGCCAGGTGGCGCAACGCTATGCGTACGAGTACGGCTATGACGAGCGGGCGATGGCCAAGATCGTGGTGGACCAGCGAGTCAACGCCAACCACACCGACGGCGCCATCTGGAAAGACACCCCGGTGAGCATCGAGGACGTGCTGAACAGCCCGGTGATCGCCGACCCGCTGCACATGCTGGAGATCGTGATGCCGTGCGTCGGTGGTGCCGCGGTCGTCGTGGCCAGCGCCGAGGTGGCGGCACGCGCCCGCAACCGGCCGGTGTGGATCAAGGGTTTTGGTGAACACGTGCCCTTCAAGACACCCACCTACGCCGAGAACCTGTTGGACACGCCGATCCGCAAGGCGGCCGATACCGCGTTCGGGATGACGGGGCTGACCCGCGACCAGATGGACATGGTGTCGATCTACGACTGCTACACCATCACGGTGCTGCTCAGCCTGGAAGACGCCGGGTTCTGCGAGAAGGGCAAGGGCATGTCCTTCGTGTCCGATCACGACCTGACCTTCCGCGGCGATTTCCCGCTCAACACCGCCGGCGGCCAACTCGGTTTCGGACAAGCAGGATTGGCTGGCGGCATGCACCACGTGTGCGATGCCACCCGCCAGATCATGGGCCGTGCGGGTGTGGCCCAGGTCGCCGACTGCCACCGTGCGTTTGTGTCCGGAAACGGCGGCATCCTGTCCGAGCAAACCACCCTGATCCTGGAAGGCGACTGA